One genomic segment of Desulfatiglans sp. includes these proteins:
- a CDS encoding PLP-dependent aminotransferase family protein codes for MIPIKIKKNSGEALYVQIRNTIEKAIKKGELKAGEQLPAVTTLAGNIGVTHSTIRRAFKDLSAQGLIGSHVGRGTFVLDRSKQASKEETHEKGKSIISDPRVNGESTMAAQRLRMGVTRSLEALMELAKRPGLTHFTSGIPDPALIEEGALARLTKEALKKGEDEYYIYGESPLGLKALREELAKRFNAEGMGITAENILITNGSQQAASILAQSALENRQRIICETPCWLGIPRVFGAIGHWVETAARDRDGIIIEKLGRFNDGPPALLYLCPEFHHPMGTDLSKERQTQLINWAKANHAELLADEIFHDLRFEGPLRKSILAEAGNKNCFVMGSLSKSFMVGLRIGWLIGDEERINSICALKRAMDLGSPPLMQGIALSLLKSGEYDAHLKKAREHYKVRRDTVIESLKKNMPEGVTWTKPNGGYHMWVELPRGYSSIALFLNAIEKGVSFSPGPMQDIDHRFINAFRLSYSGVTPEQIKTGIKALGEAVLELLKGSPSEPGLSGLGDFI; via the coding sequence ATGATACCCATTAAGATTAAAAAAAATTCGGGTGAAGCCCTGTATGTTCAGATACGAAATACAATTGAAAAGGCCATTAAAAAGGGTGAATTAAAGGCCGGGGAACAGTTACCAGCAGTTACCACCCTTGCAGGCAATATTGGAGTAACCCATTCCACAATACGAAGGGCGTTTAAGGATTTGTCTGCTCAGGGGCTTATCGGTTCACATGTGGGCAGGGGTACCTTTGTTCTGGACAGGAGTAAACAGGCATCAAAGGAAGAAACTCATGAAAAGGGGAAAAGCATTATCTCAGACCCAAGGGTGAATGGTGAATCCACAATGGCAGCGCAAAGACTGCGTATGGGCGTAACCAGGAGCCTTGAGGCATTAATGGAGCTTGCAAAAAGGCCCGGCCTGACCCATTTTACATCGGGTATACCTGATCCGGCGCTGATAGAAGAGGGAGCACTCGCCCGACTCACCAAAGAGGCTCTTAAGAAAGGGGAGGATGAATACTATATTTATGGTGAATCACCTCTGGGTTTAAAGGCACTGAGGGAGGAGCTTGCAAAAAGGTTTAATGCAGAAGGGATGGGTATAACCGCTGAAAACATACTTATTACAAATGGCTCACAGCAGGCTGCATCTATACTGGCACAGTCTGCCCTTGAAAACAGGCAAAGGATCATATGCGAAACACCATGCTGGCTTGGCATACCCAGGGTATTCGGAGCAATAGGGCACTGGGTGGAGACGGCTGCAAGAGACAGGGATGGCATCATAATAGAAAAGCTGGGACGCTTTAATGACGGGCCCCCTGCCCTGCTCTATTTATGCCCTGAGTTTCATCACCCTATGGGAACAGACTTAAGCAAAGAGAGGCAGACACAGCTTATTAACTGGGCAAAGGCCAATCATGCTGAGCTGCTTGCTGATGAGATATTCCATGACCTCAGGTTTGAAGGGCCTTTACGTAAAAGCATACTGGCTGAGGCAGGTAACAAAAACTGTTTTGTTATGGGCTCTTTATCAAAATCCTTTATGGTGGGCTTAAGGATTGGATGGCTCATAGGCGACGAAGAACGAATTAATAGTATATGCGCCCTTAAAAGGGCCATGGACCTTGGTTCACCGCCACTTATGCAGGGCATAGCCTTATCTCTTTTAAAATCAGGTGAATATGATGCGCACCTTAAAAAGGCCAGGGAACACTACAAGGTAAGACGTGACACTGTGATTGAATCCTTGAAAAAGAACATGCCTGAAGGTGTTACCTGGACAAAGCCCAATGGCGGCTATCATATGTGGGTGGAGCTTCCCAGGGGTTATTCAAGTATTGCCCTTTTTCTTAATGCAATAGAAAAAGGTGTATCATTTTCACCCGGCCCCATGCAGGACATTGATCACAGGTTTATTAATGCCTTCAGGTTGTCATACAGCGGCGTCACGCCTGAGCAGATCAAAACAGGGATAAAGGCCCTTGGAGAGGCCGTATTAGAATTGTTAAAAGGCAGCCCCAGTGAACCTGGTTTAAGCGGTCTTGGGGATTTTATATAA
- a CDS encoding pyridoxine 5'-phosphate synthase produces the protein MTNLSVNLNKIALIRNSRGNDFPNVIEFAKKFIELGVNGITVHPRLDERHIKRRDVLDLAELLKDYPDVELNVEGYPSRDYIQLIQDIRPDQCTIVPDSINQLTSDHGWDIKKEKVFIKETIGLIKKAGCRASIFVDPDIKQIKLVPETGADRIELYTESFAALFGSSLSDKVFNKYKASAEAAQEMGIGVNAGHDLNLKNLPKFLEIDGILEVSIGHALTVECIEFGMKEVVKRYLGICSNKNR, from the coding sequence ATGACAAATTTAAGTGTAAACCTGAATAAAATAGCGCTTATAAGAAATTCAAGGGGCAATGATTTTCCAAACGTAATAGAGTTTGCAAAAAAGTTTATTGAACTAGGCGTAAATGGTATTACAGTTCATCCCCGCCTGGATGAAAGACATATTAAAAGACGGGATGTTTTAGACCTTGCTGAATTACTTAAGGATTACCCTGATGTTGAATTGAATGTAGAGGGATACCCTTCAAGAGACTATATCCAATTAATCCAAGATATCAGACCGGATCAATGCACCATAGTACCTGATTCGATAAATCAGCTTACCTCTGATCATGGGTGGGATATAAAAAAGGAAAAGGTGTTCATTAAAGAAACAATAGGGTTGATAAAAAAGGCGGGATGCAGGGCATCCATATTTGTTGATCCCGATATAAAGCAGATAAAACTGGTGCCAGAAACCGGCGCTGATCGGATTGAACTGTATACTGAATCATTTGCCGCATTATTCGGTTCTTCTTTATCTGATAAAGTATTTAATAAGTACAAGGCCTCTGCTGAAGCGGCACAGGAGATGGGTATAGGAGTTAATGCAGGGCATGACCTGAATTTGAAAAATCTGCCTAAATTCCTTGAAATTGATGGGATACTTGAGGTTTCAATAGGGCATGCACTAACAGTTGAATGCATTGAATTTGGTATGAAGGAAGTAGTCAAGAGGTATCTTGGTATATGCAGCAATAAGAATAGATAA
- a CDS encoding diaminopimelate decarboxylase, protein MKKRTLPFTKDNLERISERFPTPFHIYDEMAIRANARELLKAFSWNPGFKEYFAVKATPNPFILKILKSEGFGTDCSSLPELLLSEKAGIAGDEIMFSSNDTPACEFKKARELGAIINLDDISHIPFLEKTCGIPDVISVRYNPGKLREGSFIMGNPESAKYGFTREQVFTGLSQLRQKGATRFGIHTFIASNELNPDYFVDTANMLFDLAIEIMDKLNIRLEFVNISGGIGIPYKPDDKKVDLVYVGDQIHKRYDEKIKGTVLHPLSLFMECGRAITGPYGYLVSRVLHKKEIYKTHIGLDACMANLMSPGMYGAYHHITIPGKEEMVHNHIYDVTGSLCEPIDRFAIDRQLPGIEIGDLIVIHDTGAHGHSMGFNYNGKLRSAELLLREDGKVIEIRRAETVDDYFATLDFKKLEGFRI, encoded by the coding sequence ATGAAAAAAAGAACACTCCCCTTCACAAAAGATAATTTGGAAAGAATATCCGAGAGATTCCCTACGCCGTTTCACATATATGATGAAATGGCGATAAGGGCGAATGCAAGGGAATTACTCAAGGCTTTTTCCTGGAACCCTGGCTTTAAAGAGTATTTTGCCGTTAAGGCAACTCCAAATCCCTTTATATTAAAAATACTTAAAAGCGAAGGTTTCGGGACCGATTGCAGCTCTTTACCTGAACTGCTCCTCTCTGAAAAGGCAGGGATTGCAGGAGACGAAATCATGTTCTCCTCCAACGATACTCCTGCTTGTGAATTTAAAAAGGCCAGGGAACTAGGTGCCATTATCAACCTGGATGATATAAGCCATATTCCATTTCTGGAAAAAACATGTGGTATCCCTGATGTTATATCTGTGAGGTACAACCCCGGAAAGCTTAGGGAAGGAAGCTTTATTATGGGCAACCCTGAATCAGCAAAGTACGGGTTTACCAGAGAACAGGTTTTTACAGGTTTATCTCAACTGCGCCAGAAAGGGGCAACAAGGTTTGGTATCCATACATTTATAGCATCCAATGAGCTTAACCCTGACTACTTTGTTGATACGGCCAATATGCTCTTTGACCTTGCAATAGAAATAATGGATAAGCTTAATATTCGTCTTGAGTTTGTAAATATAAGCGGCGGTATCGGTATCCCGTATAAACCTGATGATAAAAAAGTAGATTTAGTGTATGTAGGTGATCAAATCCATAAAAGATATGATGAGAAGATAAAGGGTACAGTTCTTCACCCGCTTTCGCTCTTCATGGAGTGTGGCAGAGCCATAACAGGGCCATACGGATATCTTGTATCAAGAGTGCTGCATAAAAAGGAGATATACAAAACCCACATAGGGCTGGATGCATGCATGGCAAACCTTATGAGTCCGGGGATGTATGGGGCATATCATCATATAACCATTCCGGGTAAAGAGGAGATGGTGCATAATCATATCTATGATGTTACAGGCTCTTTGTGTGAACCAATAGACAGGTTTGCCATAGACCGGCAACTGCCGGGAATTGAAATAGGAGATCTTATTGTGATACACGACACAGGCGCCCATGGCCATTCAATGGGTTTCAACTACAATGGCAAGCTTCGTTCTGCTGAACTCTTACTTCGTGAGGATGGCAAGGTCATTGAGATAAGAAGGGCTGAGACAGTTGATGACTATTTTGCAACACTTGATTTTAAGAAACTTGAAGGGTTTAGGATATAA